Sequence from the Hamadaea flava genome:
GCGAGGTCTTCGGCACCGATCGGACCGACGACGGCTTCCCGCCGTACGAGTTCCAGGTGTGCAGCGTGGACGGCGGACCGGTGCGTACACGGTCGGGATTCGACCTGACGCCGCACGCTGATCTGGCCCCGCTCGCGTACGCCGATCTCGTCGCCGTCCCGGCCCACCCCATCGACTCCGTCGTCCCCGAAGCCGCCGCCGTAGCTCTGCGCGACGCCCACGAACGGGGCGCGATCGTCCTGTCCGTGTGCTCGGGTGCCTTCCTGCTCGGCGAAGCCGGCCTGCTCGACGGACGCGAATGCACCACCCACTGGAAGTTCGCCGACGAACTGCAACGCCGCTTCCCGCTGGCCGAAGTGGACCCCCGAGTCCTCTACGTCGACGACGGCAACCTGCTGACGAGCGCCGGAACCGCGGCCGGCATCGACCTCTGCCTCCACCTGGTACGCCGAGAGCAAGGCGCGGCGCTGGCCACCAAACTCGCCCGCCGCATGGTCGTCCCGCCGCACCGCGACGGCTGCCAAGCCCAGTTCGTCGACATCCCCCTGCCCGAGGAACCGGACGCGCCGACGCTCAGCCCGCTGCTCCTCTGGATCTCCGAGAACCTCGACCGCCCGCACAGCGTGGACTCGCTGGCCGCCAGCGTCTACATGGCGCCGCGTACGTTCGCCCGCCGCTTCAAGGCGGAGACCGGGGCGACCCCGCACGACTGGCTCACGACCCAGCGGGTCCTGCTCGCCCGTCAGGTCCTCGAGGAGACCGACCTCGGGATCGATGTGGTCGCAGTCCGCTGCGGCTTCGGCGACGCCGCCGCGATGCGCCACCACTTCAGCAAGCGGCTGGGGACTACGCCTCAGGCGTACCGGGCGACTTTCCGCACCGTCGCGGCCTAGTCGCCGCGCGGACGACGTGTCAAACGCGGCGGGCGAGGATCAGCGTGTTGCCGATCGTCATGTCGAGCCGGTCGGCGTACGCCGTCGTAACCTCGCGCATCGCCGTCAGTTTGGCCGTCTGCTCCTCGGGCGGCAGCATCCGGTACCACGAAGTCGTCTGGTGCAGCGCGATGAACTGCTCGGGCTCGTACGGGAGAACACGGTCGAGGAGGCGCACCTCGATGTCGGTCAGAGCGGTGTGGTCGCGAAGTTCGGCGACGCCCCAGTCGGCGATCGGCGGGCGGGGCTTGTCGGGGCCGAAAAGGGGCTCCATCGCGGCTTTGACCTCGGGGTCGGCGTAGGACGAACGCGCGCTGACGAGCGCGAGCGTGCCACCGGGAGCGAGGGCACGTTCGGCGTGCTGCGCGCGGGCGACCGGGGTCACCCAGTGCCAGGAGAGCGCGGCGTAGATCAGCGTGACTCCGCCGGCCGGGGGCGTCCAGTCTTCGAACTTCGACACTTCGATCGCGACGTCCGGCACGCGCTGGCGCAGCACGGCGGCCATCCGCGGATCGGGCTCGACGCAGGTGATCGGGAAGCCATGGCCGGCGAACAGGATCGTCGCTTTGCCGGTCCCGGCGCCCACCTCGACGGCGCTGGTCACGGGTCCGATGTGGGCGGCGTAGCCGAGGATCTGGTCGGCCAGTTCGGCCGGGAGATCCGGGCGTACTTCGTCGTAGAGGTCGGCGACCTCGCCGAACTGTGTGCTCACGCGCGCCTCCAGGTTCCGGCGATCAGGAAGATCTCGATCAAGGTTACGAGCGACAGCCCGAGGATCCACCAGGCGGAGAAGTCGGCGAAGACGGAGGCGACCGTCAGCCCGAGGCCGAGGCCGAAGCCCGCGCCTAACCCGAAGAGCGCTCCGCTGGGCAATCGTACGGCCGCGAGCCGGCTGAAGATCACGTACAGGAGCCAGAGGCCGCCGGGTGTCACCAGGGCGATGCCGACAAGGTCCAGCAGGGACGGGCCGTGCCCGGGTCCGAAGCGGATCACTCGTGGGCCTTCGAGCCCGGCCGGCAGCGCCAGAATCCCGATACCGCAGAGAACGAGAGCAAGTGCGACGACGATCTGACGGCGTACCGGCATGGTGGAGATTATGAGTCAAGGTCGACACGCCGTGTTACCGCACTAGAACTGACCGGAATGTCCATACGAACGGACGACCCGATGGATCTCTAATGTCGGTACTCTGCACCGGTGGGCGAACCGTGGCAATTTGTCGGTCGTCACGCTGAGCGTGACTCGGTACTGAAATCGGTTACCGCATCGACTCCGCGTGGCGTGGTCCTGAGTGGAGCCGCCGGTGTCGGCAAGAGCCGGCTACTGCGCGAGGTGCTGACCAAACTGGACCGTACCCGCTTCCCCTACCTGGCGGCAGCGGCGACGGCCGCGACGGCGAACCTGCCGCTGGGCGCGTTCGCGGAGATCCTGCCACCGACCCCGCCGATGGGCGCGAACCCCACTTTGCTGCTGCGCTGGGCGCTCGACGCCATCCGCGCGCACGGCGGCGAGCTTCCGACGATCCTCGTGGTCGACGACATCCATCTGCTCGACCCGCTCGGCGCCACCGTCGTGCTGTACGCGTGCCGCAGCGGTGCGGCGACGCTGATCGCCACGCACCGCTC
This genomic interval carries:
- a CDS encoding GlxA family transcriptional regulator; amino-acid sequence: MPLQKVAVLALDQIAPFELGTLCEVFGTDRTDDGFPPYEFQVCSVDGGPVRTRSGFDLTPHADLAPLAYADLVAVPAHPIDSVVPEAAAVALRDAHERGAIVLSVCSGAFLLGEAGLLDGRECTTHWKFADELQRRFPLAEVDPRVLYVDDGNLLTSAGTAAGIDLCLHLVRREQGAALATKLARRMVVPPHRDGCQAQFVDIPLPEEPDAPTLSPLLLWISENLDRPHSVDSLAASVYMAPRTFARRFKAETGATPHDWLTTQRVLLARQVLEETDLGIDVVAVRCGFGDAAAMRHHFSKRLGTTPQAYRATFRTVAA
- a CDS encoding class I SAM-dependent methyltransferase, translated to MSTQFGEVADLYDEVRPDLPAELADQILGYAAHIGPVTSAVEVGAGTGKATILFAGHGFPITCVEPDPRMAAVLRQRVPDVAIEVSKFEDWTPPAGGVTLIYAALSWHWVTPVARAQHAERALAPGGTLALVSARSSYADPEVKAAMEPLFGPDKPRPPIADWGVAELRDHTALTDIEVRLLDRVLPYEPEQFIALHQTTSWYRMLPPEEQTAKLTAMREVTTAYADRLDMTIGNTLILARRV